The following are encoded together in the Portunus trituberculatus isolate SZX2019 chromosome 25, ASM1759143v1, whole genome shotgun sequence genome:
- the LOC123508734 gene encoding uncharacterized protein LOC123508734 encodes MESRSGEPLQTLSCQHNSRLRSPTANSLLKKKKKRRRRRRRTPKSDTVGRSEANVAVGSPTSSREAWTPRQGSPAPVLRPVGAQVPRAPENSTQFIMDDHENSTLFVNFDNFSTPHWEQEPPVSGAEDETGGGTPTHALTRDWFPFNAADFETAYRSAREDRLMAGSSSELRAAIVALEARAAVLTDALSSSPSRIVSRLQTQLLHLQEENTILRQHLSRRNQKRRPSLQSSSSSSTDSDSESDSTNSSSDCSESDCDTCAARRRRAVLQQDEEKENTCPHPMQA; translated from the coding sequence ATGGAGTCTCGATCCGGCGAGCCCCTGCAGACCCTGAGCTGCCAGCATAATTCCCGTCTCCGCTCGCCCACCGCCAACTCTctgctgaagaagaagaaaaagagacgtAGGAGACGCCGTCGCACCCCAAAGAGCGACACCGTAGGACGCAGTGAAGCCAATGTCGCTGTTGGGTCGCCCACCTCCTCCCGCGAGGCCTGGACGCCGCGGCAGGGATCCCCCGCCCCCGTCCTGCGGCCCGTGGGTGCCCAGGTGCCCCGCGCCCCAGAGAACAGCACTCAGTTCATAATGGACGACCATGAAAATTCCACGCTCTTCGTCAACTTTGACAACTTCAGCACCCCGCACTGGGAACAGGAGCCCCCAGTCAGCGGTGCCGAGGATGAGACGGGTGGCGGCACGCCCACGCACGCCCTCACCCGTGACTGGTTCCCCTTCAACGCCGCAGACTTCGAGACGGCGTATCGCAGTGCTCGTGAGGACCGCCTGATGGCGGGCAGCTCATCTGAGCTGCGGGCAGCTATCGTGGCCCTGGAGGCTCGCGCCGCAGTGCTCACCGACGCgctctcctcctcgccctcacgCATCGTATCCAGGCTGCAGACTCAGCTGCTGCACCTGCAAGAGGAGAACACCATCCTCAGGCAGCACCTGTCTCGCCGCAATCAAAAGCGACGGCCCAGCCTAcagtcgtcgtcgtcctcctccacaGACAGTGACTCTGAGTCTGACTCCACCAACTCCTCCAGCGACTGTTCTGAGTCTGACTGTGACACCTGTGCCGCTCGCCGAAGACGGGCAGTGCTGCagcaggacgaggagaaggaaaacacctGCCCCCACCCCATGCAGGCCTAg